Proteins from a single region of Geothrix sp. PMB-07:
- a CDS encoding response regulator transcription factor translates to MASERRHRLVIADDHTILREGLKALMGARPDLEVVGEATDGREAVRCAEELKPDLMMLDLSMPRSNGLEALKEIKRVSPGTKVLVLTVHKTEDYVFTALQAGADGYVLKDSSASELTLAVRSVLNGERYLAPAIASTVVMGYLGAKDPTAMRPSFDELTTREREVLKLIAEGYRTKDIAEYLCISPKTVEKHRANLMDRLNLRTVSSLTTYAIEKGLVTK, encoded by the coding sequence ATGGCATCGGAACGCAGGCACAGGCTCGTCATCGCCGATGACCACACCATTCTTCGGGAAGGACTCAAGGCGCTCATGGGCGCGAGGCCTGATCTGGAAGTGGTCGGCGAGGCCACCGATGGCCGCGAGGCTGTCCGCTGCGCCGAGGAGTTGAAGCCCGACCTGATGATGCTTGACCTCTCAATGCCCCGCTCCAATGGGCTGGAGGCTTTGAAGGAAATCAAGCGGGTGAGCCCGGGCACCAAGGTGCTGGTGCTCACGGTGCACAAGACCGAGGACTACGTCTTCACGGCCCTGCAAGCCGGCGCTGATGGCTACGTGCTGAAGGATTCTTCGGCTTCGGAACTGACCCTCGCCGTGCGAAGCGTGCTCAACGGTGAGCGCTACCTTGCCCCGGCCATCGCCAGCACCGTGGTCATGGGGTACCTGGGGGCAAAGGACCCAACGGCCATGCGGCCCAGTTTCGATGAATTGACCACCCGGGAGCGGGAGGTTTTGAAACTCATCGCCGAGGGCTACCGCACCAAGGACATCGCCGAGTACCTCTGCATCAGCCCGAAGACCGTGGAGAAGCACCGGGCAAACCTCATGGACCGGCTCAACCTGAGGACGGTCTCCTCCCTGACCACCTACGCCATCGAAAAGGGCCTGGTCACGAAGTAG
- a CDS encoding PAS domain S-box protein → MSAAPPSAPLPAPSTGGHPAAPSSLDPNSRALIRSLLIVAAIITGTELTIMVTLEPLFGENQLVMAFVDSGTLILVCFPCLYYLLVKPMVRHLVTKAETERHLKEMEATNEFLKYDAKVRTEAELAERTKADSRIQFQAGLLAVVQQAVIATGKGGVILYWNQFAELLFGWTEQEVQNQTLAMATGFSVESAAYGLSGPVAAKGWSGEVRAVRRDGTRFPAFLTASTIRRNDDSIAGFVYTFIDISARKQTEAAIRESEEKYSTVVESSPTGIFIYREGRLVFGNQRFFQMIGSSPFDLARLEVTSLIHPDDWPAVQELWRLRLAGKGTAQDYECRMLTPQGEVRWISGRTTLIQYGGAPSLLGNIQDITEKHLAEAALRESRETLQRVSARLMSAQEGERQRVARELHDSLGQSLSAAKFIVERALDEEGSEQQGKSLRAVVPILQNSVEEVRRISMALRPSTLDDLGLLATIAWFTREFQNTYPHFEVERVVDIEEFEVPDELRTSVFRIIQEAMNNSAKYSQGTRITVGLRLVMGELQVVIADDGIGFDPKNVKRSHSGSGYGLASMRERAELFGGSMIVTSTPGQGTMIMARWPVDEDATS, encoded by the coding sequence GTGTCTGCCGCCCCTCCTTCCGCACCGCTTCCCGCGCCCTCCACCGGCGGTCACCCCGCGGCACCAAGCAGCCTGGATCCCAACTCCCGCGCCTTGATCCGCTCCCTTCTGATCGTCGCGGCGATCATCACGGGAACGGAACTGACCATCATGGTGACCCTCGAGCCGCTGTTCGGGGAGAACCAACTCGTCATGGCCTTCGTGGATTCGGGAACCCTCATCCTGGTCTGTTTTCCCTGCCTGTACTATCTGCTCGTCAAACCCATGGTGCGCCACCTCGTCACCAAGGCCGAAACGGAACGGCACTTGAAGGAGATGGAAGCCACCAACGAGTTCCTGAAATACGATGCCAAGGTGCGGACGGAGGCCGAACTCGCCGAGCGAACCAAGGCCGACTCCCGCATCCAGTTCCAGGCGGGTCTGCTGGCCGTGGTGCAGCAGGCCGTCATCGCCACGGGGAAGGGAGGGGTGATTCTCTACTGGAACCAGTTCGCGGAACTGCTCTTCGGATGGACGGAACAGGAGGTGCAGAACCAGACGCTCGCCATGGCCACAGGGTTTTCGGTGGAATCCGCCGCCTACGGGCTGTCCGGGCCCGTGGCTGCCAAGGGGTGGTCGGGGGAAGTGCGGGCCGTCCGCCGCGATGGAACGCGGTTTCCCGCCTTCCTCACCGCCTCCACCATCCGCCGCAACGATGATTCGATAGCAGGGTTCGTCTACACCTTCATCGATATTTCCGCCCGCAAGCAGACCGAGGCCGCCATCCGCGAATCGGAGGAGAAGTACAGCACCGTGGTCGAAAGCTCCCCCACGGGCATCTTCATCTACCGTGAAGGCCGATTGGTCTTTGGCAACCAGCGCTTCTTCCAGATGATCGGCAGCAGCCCCTTCGACCTGGCGCGCCTGGAAGTCACCTCGCTCATCCACCCGGATGATTGGCCTGCGGTTCAGGAACTGTGGCGGCTTCGTCTGGCCGGAAAGGGTACGGCTCAGGACTATGAATGCCGCATGCTGACCCCCCAGGGGGAGGTGCGCTGGATCAGCGGGCGCACCACCTTGATCCAGTACGGCGGCGCTCCCTCGCTTCTGGGGAACATCCAGGACATCACGGAAAAGCACCTCGCCGAGGCGGCGCTCCGGGAATCCCGTGAGACTTTGCAACGCGTTTCCGCACGCCTGATGTCCGCCCAGGAAGGTGAGCGGCAGCGTGTCGCGCGCGAGCTCCACGACAGCCTGGGACAATCCCTCAGCGCGGCCAAGTTCATCGTGGAGCGAGCCCTCGACGAGGAGGGCAGCGAGCAGCAGGGCAAGTCCCTCCGGGCCGTGGTGCCCATCCTCCAGAATTCCGTGGAAGAGGTTCGGCGCATTTCCATGGCCCTGCGGCCATCAACCCTGGATGACCTCGGTTTGCTTGCCACCATCGCCTGGTTCACCCGCGAATTCCAGAACACCTATCCCCACTTCGAGGTCGAGCGCGTGGTGGACATCGAGGAATTCGAGGTGCCTGACGAGCTCCGCACCAGCGTCTTCCGCATCATCCAAGAGGCCATGAACAATTCCGCCAAATACAGTCAGGGCACACGCATCACCGTGGGCCTTCGGCTGGTCATGGGCGAGCTGCAGGTGGTCATCGCCGATGACGGCATTGGCTTCGATCCCAAGAATGTGAAGCGCAGCCACTCGGGTAGCGGCTACGGCTTGGCCTCCATGCGGGAGCGGGCGGAACTCTTTGGCGGCTCCATGATCGTCACCTCGACTCCAGGCCAGGGAACAATGATCATGGCCCGATGGCCCGTGGACGAAGACGCTACTTCGTGA
- a CDS encoding FKBP-type peptidyl-prolyl cis-trans isomerase produces MRHSTVCLPLSMLLALGACKAPEPAPTKAAATTGQAFTTTPSGLGILDLQVGEGVSPRVAQTCVVEVSGWIEEAGAKGRQFLDTRKRGYPATFPLGVGRVIAGWEQGIATMKKGGRRLLRVPPSLGYSEKEAGDDIPPGSTLLFEVQLVDLR; encoded by the coding sequence GTGCGCCACTCAACGGTTTGTCTGCCCCTGTCGATGCTATTGGCCTTGGGTGCTTGCAAGGCTCCCGAGCCTGCCCCCACCAAAGCGGCAGCAACAACTGGTCAGGCCTTCACAACCACTCCCAGCGGTCTCGGCATCCTGGATCTGCAAGTGGGTGAGGGGGTCTCGCCTCGCGTGGCGCAGACCTGCGTGGTGGAAGTCTCGGGTTGGATTGAAGAGGCCGGAGCCAAGGGCCGCCAGTTCCTCGATACCCGGAAGCGCGGATATCCCGCCACCTTTCCCCTCGGTGTAGGCCGGGTGATCGCGGGCTGGGAGCAGGGTATCGCCACCATGAAGAAGGGCGGGCGCCGCCTGCTGCGGGTTCCCCCGTCCCTCGGCTACTCCGAAAAGGAAGCCGGTGACGACATTCCTCCAGGATCCACCCTCCTGTTTGAAGTGCAGCTCGTCGACCTGCGATAG
- a CDS encoding outer membrane beta-barrel protein, with amino-acid sequence MKSLALLPLVCSLALPLAAQSPARPTFGFSAQLNAPLGNLKEDTDKSLGTGASFLVQWNLAGGHAVRPRLDVNVFNVSSYEPNHSNYRESRNLSAVGAAVDYLYYIEGAPKGLYLTGGLGVTRWDLSYTTSDRIGNSFSSSYDRSKNTSSLSLAAGLGWQFTRVIGAEARFVHAPYKAFNLNDPTSTSRTEVNRDGNRLELAATFRW; translated from the coding sequence ATGAAGTCCCTCGCCCTGCTTCCCCTCGTCTGCTCATTGGCCCTGCCCCTCGCCGCCCAATCCCCTGCCCGACCCACCTTTGGTTTTTCTGCTCAGCTCAACGCACCCCTCGGGAACCTGAAGGAGGACACGGACAAGTCCCTGGGCACCGGCGCCAGCTTCCTGGTGCAGTGGAATCTGGCCGGTGGCCACGCGGTGCGCCCGCGCCTGGACGTGAACGTCTTCAACGTCTCGTCCTACGAGCCCAACCACAGCAACTACCGGGAATCTCGCAACCTCAGCGCCGTGGGCGCAGCCGTGGATTACCTCTACTACATCGAAGGCGCACCCAAGGGGCTCTACCTCACAGGAGGTCTGGGCGTCACCCGCTGGGACCTCAGTTACACCACCAGTGACCGCATCGGCAACAGCTTCTCCTCCAGCTATGACCGCTCCAAGAACACCAGCAGCCTCAGCCTCGCGGCAGGCCTGGGCTGGCAGTTCACCCGGGTCATCGGTGCCGAGGCCCGCTTCGTCCATGCCCCCTACAAGGCCTTCAACTTGAACGATCCCACCTCCACCAGCCGCACCGAAGTGAACCGCGACGGCAACCGCCTGGAACTGGCCGCCACCTTCCGCTGGTAG
- the radC gene encoding DNA repair protein RadC, with amino-acid sequence MRILDLSPDQRPRERLLAGAGESLADAELLALLWGTGRQGQSAVELAQAVLGRTGGIAGLLHLGLSDWLEQPGLGPAKAGQLWAALELARRAQRSAERPRITSPRVAGNYLLPRCQGWAEERFGLLALNAKGDLLAERILSQGTATATLISPREFFREALRYGATTALAFHNHPSGDPTPSREDIQLTRRLQAAGESLGVPLADHLVLGRERYHSFRAAEGWDQH; translated from the coding sequence ATGCGCATCCTCGACCTTTCCCCCGATCAACGGCCCCGCGAGCGGCTCCTGGCAGGCGCCGGGGAAAGCCTCGCCGATGCCGAACTGCTCGCCCTGCTCTGGGGCACCGGACGCCAGGGCCAGAGCGCCGTCGAGTTGGCCCAGGCAGTGCTGGGCCGCACCGGCGGCATCGCGGGCCTGCTCCACCTGGGCCTCAGCGATTGGCTGGAGCAACCGGGCCTCGGCCCTGCCAAGGCGGGCCAGCTCTGGGCAGCCCTGGAATTGGCCCGGCGAGCCCAGCGCAGCGCAGAACGTCCGCGCATCACCAGCCCTCGCGTCGCCGGGAATTACCTGCTTCCCCGCTGCCAGGGCTGGGCCGAAGAGCGCTTCGGGTTGCTGGCCCTGAATGCCAAGGGCGATCTGCTGGCGGAGCGCATCCTCAGCCAGGGCACGGCCACGGCCACGCTCATCAGTCCTCGTGAGTTTTTCCGCGAGGCTCTTCGCTACGGGGCCACCACGGCCTTGGCCTTCCACAACCATCCCAGCGGGGATCCCACTCCCAGCCGCGAGGACATTCAGCTCACCCGCAGGCTTCAGGCCGCCGGTGAATCCCTCGGCGTCCCTCTGGCCGATCACCTGGTGCTGGGGCGGGAGCGCTACCACAGCTTCCGCGCTGCCGAAGGCTGGGATCAGCACTGA